The Blattabacterium cuenoti genome includes a region encoding these proteins:
- the gltX gene encoding glutamate--tRNA ligase, producing the protein MLQNFVRVRFAPSPTGPLHLGGIRTALYNYLFAKKHGGTFILRIEDTDRKRFVSNSESYILETLKWCHIEPDEGVGYGGPYYPYYQSERLNIYRYYINQLLEKGYAYYAFDTDIDQKRKEYNDRGLTFSYNYRIRMDMDNSLTMTKKQLHAKLQSCSSYVIRFKTQPGEKLNMYDLIRGNIIVDTDHLDDKILLKSDGVATYHLANTIDDHLMKITHVLRGEEWLSSMSLHILLYRSFGWIPPHFAHLPLILRKDGKGKISKRNADSLDYPIFPIQWKVPETQIIIPGYRELGYFPESFVNMLALLGWNPGIKREIFSLQELINFFSLEKINKSGVFFDLKKANWFNKKYLNKNKKEIFSFLCEKLKKVSIFCKKDYLWKIIHITIDRIYFVHEIWEHSFYFFISPNSYESNFFNKICHQKSIDQLENAKILLSHTSQFTSLNLRNLFQEDRKNRHKIMQLFRLALVGVLKGIDIFMILEMLGKEESIQRVEKLINKIKEKI; encoded by the coding sequence ATGTTACAAAATTTTGTAAGAGTTCGTTTTGCTCCTAGTCCTACAGGACCACTTCATTTAGGTGGAATCAGAACTGCATTATATAATTATCTTTTTGCTAAAAAACATGGAGGAACATTTATTCTTAGAATAGAAGATACTGATCGAAAAAGATTTGTTTCTAATTCTGAATCGTATATTCTTGAAACTTTAAAATGGTGTCATATAGAACCTGATGAAGGAGTAGGTTATGGTGGCCCTTATTACCCTTATTATCAATCTGAAAGATTGAATATTTATCGTTATTATATAAATCAATTGTTAGAAAAAGGATATGCTTATTATGCTTTTGATACAGATATTGATCAAAAAAGGAAGGAATATAACGATCGTGGATTAACTTTTTCTTATAATTATAGAATTCGAATGGATATGGATAATTCTTTAACTATGACGAAAAAACAATTACATGCAAAATTACAATCTTGTTCTTCCTATGTGATTCGATTCAAAACACAACCTGGAGAAAAATTGAATATGTATGATCTCATACGTGGAAATATAATAGTAGATACAGATCATTTAGACGATAAGATTTTGTTAAAATCAGATGGAGTGGCTACTTATCATTTAGCTAATACAATAGACGATCATCTTATGAAAATCACTCATGTTTTAAGAGGAGAAGAATGGCTTTCATCTATGTCTTTGCATATATTATTGTATAGGTCTTTTGGGTGGATCCCACCTCATTTTGCACATTTACCTTTAATTTTAAGAAAGGATGGAAAGGGTAAAATAAGCAAAAGAAATGCAGATAGCTTAGATTATCCTATATTTCCTATTCAATGGAAAGTTCCAGAGACTCAAATCATCATTCCAGGATATAGGGAGTTAGGTTATTTTCCGGAATCATTCGTGAATATGTTAGCTTTATTAGGATGGAATCCTGGAATCAAAAGGGAAATTTTTTCTTTACAAGAATTAATAAATTTTTTTTCTCTGGAAAAAATAAATAAATCTGGTGTTTTTTTTGATCTAAAAAAAGCTAATTGGTTCAATAAAAAATATTTGAATAAAAATAAAAAAGAAATATTTTCATTTCTTTGCGAAAAACTTAAAAAAGTTTCGATCTTCTGTAAAAAAGATTATTTGTGGAAAATTATTCATATAACGATTGATAGAATATATTTCGTTCATGAAATATGGGAACATTCTTTTTATTTTTTTATTTCTCCTAATTCTTATGAATCTAATTTTTTCAATAAAATTTGTCATCAAAAATCTATCGATCAATTAGAAAATGCAAAAATATTGTTATCTCATACAAGTCAATTTACGTCTCTCAATTTGAGAAACTTGTTTCAAGAGGATCGAAAAAATAGACATAAAATCATGCAATTATTCCGCTTGGCTTTAGTCGGGGTTCTAAAAGGAATTGATATTTTCATGATTTTAGAAATGCTAGGAAAAGAAGAAAGCATACAACGCGTAGAAAAATTGATAAATAAAATCAAAGAAAAAATATAG